A window of the Callospermophilus lateralis isolate mCalLat2 chromosome 7, mCalLat2.hap1, whole genome shotgun sequence genome harbors these coding sequences:
- the Tex38 gene encoding LOW QUALITY PROTEIN: testis-expressed protein 38 (The sequence of the model RefSeq protein was modified relative to this genomic sequence to represent the inferred CDS: inserted 1 base in 1 codon; substituted 2 bases at 2 genomic stop codons) — MDSEKKDMGLPGMWVALYFGFLGLCSIITSGCILFLHWKNHLQQEECAQQWXTYSPLLYWINKRCQYGMNAAINSGPPWAVTKTEIKVEIPDSLWGSDTPEGRHYANRGSSPKAEASVPLQPALVVPXQPLSNWMPQHRTRSPFPIMFXEIPFALPLRNQPPMLNHSACYSFAICIKSNVHFYSLPTLTHGVNCFNAKPFASELLPPC, encoded by the exons ATGGATTCTGAAAAGAAGGATATGGGCCTTCCTGGCA TGTGGGTCGCGTTGTACTTTGGATTTCTGGGGCTGTGCTCTATTATAACTAGCGGCTGCATTCTCTTTCTGCACTGGAAGAACCACCTTCAGCAGGAGGAGTGTGCCCAGCAGT GCACTTACAGCCCACTCCTGTACTGGATAAACAAGCGATGCCAATATGGCATGAATGCAGCTATCAACTCAGGCCCTCCCTGGGCTGTTACCAAAACTGAGATTAAAGTCGAGATTCCAGATTCTTTGTGGGGGTCAGATACCCCTGAAGGCAGGCATTATGCCAACAGAGGCAGCAGCCCCAAGGCAGAGGCCTCTGTTCCCCTGCAACCTGCTCTGGTGGTCCCATAGCAGCCTCTTTCTAACTGGATGCCACAGCACAGGACCAGATCTCCATTCCCAATTATGTTTTAGGAGATACCCTTTGCCCTACCCCTTCGCAATCAACCTCCAATGCTGAACCACTCTGCCTGCTACTCATTTGCCATCTGTATCAAAAGTAATGTCCACTTCTATTCCCTTCCCACTCTGACccatggagtgaactgtttcaatGCAAAGCCTTTTGCTTCCGAgttattgcctccttgctga